One segment of Thermovirga sp. DNA contains the following:
- a CDS encoding DNA methyltransferase, with protein sequence MKRVRPTSDLVMQALFNILGPGKGRSFLDLFSGTGRVGMGALSKGFAPVVMVDSSIKKLDGLAGLPGRQGLEILTMDVRRALSLLENQARLFDVIFADPPYETGWIARMASLKSRLAAITKDEGAFVLEHAKREAVDPAQWDGWFFQSRFYGDTLLTFFMKTIDGGEPPY encoded by the coding sequence GTGAAAAGGGTCCGTCCAACCTCCGACCTCGTGATGCAAGCCCTTTTCAATATCCTGGGGCCCGGTAAAGGGAGATCCTTTCTGGACCTTTTCTCCGGGACAGGCAGGGTGGGAATGGGGGCCCTTTCGAAAGGGTTCGCTCCCGTGGTAATGGTAGACTCCTCTATAAAGAAGTTAGACGGGTTGGCCGGATTGCCTGGGCGGCAAGGGTTAGAAATTCTGACCATGGATGTACGGAGGGCCCTTTCCCTGCTGGAAAACCAGGCCCGCCTTTTTGACGTGATATTCGCCGACCCCCCCTACGAAACGGGGTGGATCGCGAGGATGGCTTCGTTGAAGTCCCGCCTGGCGGCTATCACGAAGGACGAGGGAGCCTTCGTCCTTGAGCATGCGAAGAGGGAAGCGGTCGACCCGGCCCAATGGGACGGGTGGTTTTTCCAATCGAGATTTTATGGGGACACCCTGCTGACCTTCT
- the tsaA gene encoding tRNA (N6-threonylcarbamoyladenosine(37)-N6)-methyltransferase TrmO, whose amino-acid sequence MNGYPLYPVGYVRSPFKVPVPPERFRGVDSRIELMPEFEEALEGLEEGERLLVLFRFHLCRGFPMKVHPRGDALNPLRGVFSTCSPNRPNHIGASLVLLKGIRGPVLVVEGLDAVDGTPVVDIKPSRGINWERARSEAFSGRQ is encoded by the coding sequence ATGAACGGGTACCCCCTTTACCCCGTGGGTTACGTGCGTTCACCCTTCAAGGTGCCTGTGCCGCCGGAGAGATTCCGTGGAGTCGATTCTAGGATTGAACTGATGCCCGAATTCGAAGAAGCCCTGGAAGGGTTGGAAGAGGGCGAAAGGCTCCTCGTTCTTTTCCGGTTTCACCTTTGCCGCGGTTTTCCCATGAAAGTCCACCCCAGGGGGGATGCCCTGAACCCACTCCGGGGGGTGTTCTCGACCTGTAGCCCGAACAGGCCCAACCATATCGGCGCCAGCCTTGTCCTGTTGAAGGGTATCAGGGGGCCTGTCCTGGTAGTGGAGGGCCTTGACGCGGTGGACGGGACGCCGGTGGTGGACATCAAACCTTCCAGGGGGATAAACTGGGAGCGCGCGAGATCTGAGGCTTTCTCGGGGAGGCAGTGA